From a region of the Roseivirga sp. 4D4 genome:
- a CDS encoding DUF1837 domain-containing protein, with the protein MSTPFGSEKIISHKIDSGELSTFLVGFDLEDNGQKAYRIKPLVQKLTDVIHEFAFGFHENQTTNNTETLSKLIEAAKSIYKVDSFSKVKDIYAGNGSIEDDVEDKYLRRGEFGELILHLLLRDFYKTIPLLSKIYFKDSFGHTVHGFDAVHIHEETKTLWLGESKIYKDGKAGLRALIQDIHEHFKSDYLESEFLLISKKVKHFDNIPEKDHWLDVMSKTSKLSEQLNTINIPLLCTYNCSLFSEYSDENSEEFLGAYINEMRELKSYFDASNDHPLKTNLNIILILFPVQDKVDLVKRLHNKLSILQSLGE; encoded by the coding sequence ATGTCTACTCCTTTTGGTTCAGAAAAAATCATCTCACATAAAATTGATAGTGGGGAACTGAGCACTTTCCTTGTAGGTTTTGATCTAGAGGACAATGGCCAAAAAGCATATAGGATTAAACCTTTGGTTCAAAAGTTAACTGATGTAATCCATGAGTTTGCTTTTGGTTTTCACGAGAATCAAACTACGAACAATACAGAGACATTATCTAAACTTATAGAAGCCGCTAAATCAATCTATAAGGTTGATTCTTTTAGTAAAGTGAAAGATATCTATGCAGGCAATGGAAGCATAGAAGATGATGTTGAAGATAAATATTTAAGACGTGGAGAGTTCGGAGAGCTGATTCTACATCTTTTATTACGTGATTTTTATAAAACTATACCTCTTTTATCCAAAATATACTTCAAAGACTCTTTTGGGCATACAGTTCATGGTTTTGATGCAGTACATATACATGAAGAAACAAAGACACTATGGCTTGGTGAATCAAAAATATATAAGGATGGTAAGGCTGGCTTAAGGGCTTTAATTCAAGATATTCATGAGCATTTCAAAAGTGACTATTTAGAATCTGAATTCCTCTTAATTTCAAAAAAAGTAAAGCACTTTGACAACATACCAGAAAAAGATCATTGGCTAGATGTCATGTCTAAAACCAGTAAACTATCTGAACAATTAAACACCATTAACATCCCTCTGCTTTGTACTTACAATTGTTCACTCTTTTCCGAGTATTCAGATGAAAACTCAGAGGAGTTTTTGGGAGCATATATAAATGAAATGCGTGAGCTTAAAAGCTATTTTGATGCTTCAAATGACCATCCGCTTAAAACCAACTTAAACATAATTCTCATTTTGTTCCCTGTTCAGGACAAGGTGGATTTAGTCAAGCGACTACATAATAAATTATCAATCCTTCAAAGCCTTGGCGAGTAA